The DNA region AAATTGAGAGGATTGTAACAGTTCAATTCTTATTGGAATAAAAACTGACCACGTGATTTTAGACAATTCCGCCCTGCACCCGCCAGAGCTCAGGAGCTGCCATTTACACAACGCTCGCTACACCCAGGGTCCTGGATCTAACAAAATTCAGGGTGCGATGCAATCGCGGTGGGTGGACGTTGACTAGTGCAATTACGATCTCTGATAACTTCTTACCCGTTTTCatgtgacggagggtcacacgtgcggctgctgttagtgatttattaaaaaaatacgGATATTGGTCTAATACCtatatccaactatgacggacaaagagtctctaacagtttgaaattagaaagtgtgtgtttattacgacgccgggcagtGTGCGGAATAGCTCCCAAATATAcacgcaatttacagatgatcacagggtctttttatggacaggagtattgaatacccaaaacacaaatgcatattcatgactctggtccatcccattccccgcttcgtatggtaattagccaaaaagcaattaagcatgcgtagtttgttctttgaaatgggtcggtaGTCCTTTCTATGGGATGGGGCCTCAAAATGATGAAttaagatgcgtcttcctcgctttgactttttaaccttttagtgttggtgacacctggatcctgttttctcaagactatctgatttatgatcacattgtgttcttggagtctattgattaagttgacaggcctcctgtTGTATCAGTTTCTTAAATCCGGCTTCTGTTTATTAATAAAtggaagtttacctcaacaatatctagttagcaaagggaagtctacctcagcaatatcaAGTTaaactaaagtcctttattcttcaaaattaatgtctcattaggagcacgaaaggacgaaaCAGGCCAGCGGGTCAACCAGGaaagcttctttatttttctgattccGTATCATATGccattttacagacaggccaagattggctactcaggtagccacctctttgacctcatgGGTGgacatcaccatcaatcatcattctcctcctagaaagaaagaatgtaaacaattctaataaaatacataagattacttgaagctgcgtgagaacaaaaagccaacagtgaaaagcaggccAATTAGAAGCAACATTTTAACACTTTTAGttacaattatttttagatCTCCTAAAAAACCCGAAACGAACACACGAATCAGTAATAGACAGCTCTTCTCGTGAGAGTTGTGGGTGGCTCTTAAAAGAGCCTTTGTGTTACTAGGATTAATAGTGTTTGGACACAGTTTAGCCGCCGAAGCCGTAGAGGGTGCGGCCCTGGCGTTTGAGAGCGTAGACCACGTCCATGGCCGTGACCGTCTTCCTCTTGGCGTGCTCCGTGTAGGTGACGGCGTCGCGGATCACGTTCTCCAGGAACACCTTCAGCACGCCGCGCGTCTCCTCGTAGATGAGCCCCGAGATGCGCTTGACGCCGCCGCGCCGAGCCAGGCGGCGGATGGCCGGCTTGGTGATGCCCTGGATGTTGTCGCGCAGCACCTTGCGGTGGCGCTTGGCGCCGCCCTTGCCGAGCCCCTTGCCGCCCTTGCCCCGGCCGGACATGCTGCAACGATCACAAGCGGTGTCTCAGTGCCGCGCCGATGGCCGCGCGCCTGCCTTTATTGCGGGCGGTCCGACCTGGTTGAGAACTGCTGTAGTGGGCGGGGCCTGGCGCGCTCTCCCCCCGTGCCGCTGCTgccgcgccgccgcctcggGCCCGGGCCCGCTCCCGGGAGGCCGAACCCGGACGGGGCCGGGAGCGGGTCCCGGCCGCGCTCGGCCCGTGCCCCCCGCGCCCTGCCCGCGCTCCGCCGGCCTCCCGCGCCGCCGCCATCGAGCCGCGCCCCGACAAACGGCTCGgccgggcagggagcgggggGTTCCGCGGGCCGGGTTCTGCGGTAAATGCGCCCTTTACTACCGAAGGCTCTGAAAGGGGGGTAAATGTGCTgccaatatttttttgttttgttttattcctccTGAGGGCGACACTTTAAATTTTTGCCACGGGAGAATTCTTTTGCGTGTCTCATGTCCTTGACTTAAGTATTACGCAGCTTTGTTCTGTTTATGGAACTGATGTATTGGTTAAGGAGCTGATTGATGTCTCTTGCAGCTATACCTATGATAAAAACCTCTGCCACTCCCTGTACTTTTAAAAGTTGGCATGTGTTTAGTCATTTTTACAGTCTCACTCTTTATGGATGGCTATTGAACTattcctttccctgttttttatttcctcacttTATATTACTagtcttttttatttactgtacaTCTCCAGCCACATTCATTTTAATGAGATCCATCGTCTCAACCACCTTTAGTAGTTTCACGTGTCCGTATGTGCAGggtttttctgaaaatgcatgGTTGGCTTCTTGTTcttctttattcctttctttcaccttggtctttttattctttgctgTCGAAATGTGACATATATAATGTTTCTCCAGGGAGTTCTACAGTCTTCAGATTATAACAGCACTCCACAATTTAGAAAACTAGAAAACTTGCATCTACAGGCGACAAAGTATGGAGCAAATCATATAATTGTGCTTAAAATTTCAGTCTCAACAACAAAAAGATCTACAATGGCTACCTGCAGCCCTGTAACCCAGCTTCTCTTATGTGATTCTAAGGTTCCTCatgtactttaaaaattttCCGAAATACTCCCAACTACAAGACAAATGTGGCTCATCATCAGTAAATTTTTAGTATTCCCTGTTGCTATGTGCTGTCTCCTCTTGATTGCCAAGTTGTCCTTTAACTTTACCTGAGACTGCTTGGctcttttctctgtgctctAGATAGAAAATTACACCACACTAAAACGAAATTATGTTCAGAAACTAATTCTCTAACCTATATCCCTGTTCTGGatcagaggcagcagggctgcagagagagggCAGATATtaaaacagagcagcaggataACGGAGATAATATTAAGCTGCTCTTTTCAACACTGCTTTACCTTCACAGTTTAGGAGAAATGTACAGCAGAAGCACTTTCAAGTGATCATCTCTCACcgggaaggaaaaatatcccACCCTTTATTTGCCTGCTTCCTTTCAGACACCTCTGTTTTGCATACAGGCTGGAGATCTTTGTGGATCTATGCTTCTACTCAGCAtggtaaaaaggaaaaaaaaaaaaaaacagaagcaagacCAGTTTCCTAAGGTATCTTTTTTCACTTGTTCCAGATGAGGTAGCATGGATCTACACAAGAAACCTTTTTCCTCTGATACCAGGTATATCCAGACTCTGAATAGTCCTTAAGGTTTCCAAAAGGGAATAGCATCACGTTTTTCTTCTTGCACAATGAAGTGATATGAACAAGAAAACAGCCTGATTTTCTGGTTCATGGTAATTTCaaactgcagaataaaattcacatttaatttttagtatTATCATGGTTTTGACGTAAACA from Sylvia atricapilla isolate bSylAtr1 chromosome 5, bSylAtr1.pri, whole genome shotgun sequence includes:
- the LOC136360952 gene encoding histone H4; this encodes MSGRGKGGKGLGKGGAKRHRKVLRDNIQGITKPAIRRLARRGGVKRISGLIYEETRGVLKVFLENVIRDAVTYTEHAKRKTVTAMDVVYALKRQGRTLYGFGG